The following proteins are encoded in a genomic region of Arcobacter suis CECT 7833:
- a CDS encoding ethanolamine ammonia-lyase subunit EutB, translating to MKTSYKYILGNKTYSFKNLADLMAKATPKRSGDILAGVCALSSQERVVAQMCLAEVPLKTFLNEVLIPYEEDEITRLIIDEHDGEAFKLISHLTVGDFRNWLLSDSTTIDLIKQARAGITPEMAAAVSKIMRNQDLIMVAKKCPVVTSFRNTIGLPNHLSTRLQPNHPTDDVMGIAASILDGLLYGNGDAVIGINPATDNVEQTIKLLKLMDDVIQKYEIPTQSCVLTHVTNTIEAIEKGAPVDLVFQSIGGTEATNSSFGINLKILKEAHEAGLSLNRGTVGNNVMYFETGQGSSLSANANFGLDQQTCEVRAYAVAKKFNPLLVNTVVGFIGPEYLFDGKEITRAGLEDHFCGKLLGLPMGCDICYTNHADADQNDMDNLLTLLGVAGCNFIMGIPGSDDIMLNYQTTSFHDALYARRVLNLKPAPEFMAWLEKMEIFKNMDKFILNEKMPQKFFKSLSNVIGNK from the coding sequence ATGAAAACTTCTTACAAATATATACTTGGAAATAAAACTTATAGTTTCAAAAATTTAGCAGATTTAATGGCAAAAGCTACACCAAAACGTTCAGGAGATATTTTAGCTGGAGTTTGCGCACTTTCTTCTCAAGAAAGAGTTGTTGCACAAATGTGTTTAGCAGAAGTTCCTTTGAAAACTTTTTTAAATGAAGTGTTAATTCCCTACGAAGAAGATGAAATCACAAGATTAATTATCGATGAACATGATGGAGAAGCTTTTAAATTAATTTCACATTTAACAGTTGGAGATTTTAGAAACTGGTTATTAAGTGATTCTACAACTATTGATTTAATCAAACAAGCAAGAGCTGGAATAACTCCTGAAATGGCAGCAGCAGTTAGTAAAATCATGAGAAATCAAGATTTGATAATGGTCGCAAAAAAATGTCCAGTTGTTACATCTTTTAGAAATACTATTGGTTTACCAAATCATTTATCAACAAGACTTCAACCAAACCACCCAACAGATGATGTTATGGGAATAGCTGCGAGTATTTTAGATGGATTATTATATGGAAATGGTGATGCTGTTATTGGTATAAATCCAGCAACTGATAATGTTGAACAAACTATAAAACTTTTAAAACTCATGGATGATGTAATCCAAAAATATGAAATTCCAACACAATCTTGCGTTTTAACTCATGTTACAAATACTATTGAAGCTATTGAAAAAGGTGCTCCTGTTGATTTAGTATTTCAATCAATTGGAGGAACTGAAGCTACAAATTCAAGTTTTGGAATAAATCTTAAAATCTTAAAAGAAGCCCATGAAGCGGGACTTTCATTAAATCGTGGAACTGTTGGAAATAATGTTATGTATTTTGAAACAGGGCAGGGCAGTTCACTTTCAGCTAATGCAAATTTTGGGCTAGATCAACAAACTTGTGAAGTTAGAGCTTATGCAGTTGCTAAAAAGTTTAATCCTCTTTTGGTAAATACCGTTGTTGGATTTATTGGACCTGAATATTTGTTTGATGGAAAAGAGATTACAAGAGCAGGGCTTGAGGATCACTTTTGTGGAAAATTATTAGGACTTCCAATGGGTTGTGATATTTGTTATACAAATCATGCAGATGCTGATCAAAATGATATGGATAATTTATTAACTTTACTTGGTGTTGCTGGATGTAATTTTATTATGGGAATTCCAGGAAGCGATGATATTATGCTTAATTATCAAACTACCTCTTTTCATGATGCTTTATACGCAAGAAGAGTTTTAAATCTAAAACCAGCTCCTGAATTTATGGCTTGGCTTGAAAAAATGGAAATATTCAAAAATATGGATAAATTTATTTTAAATGAAAAAATGCCACAAAAATTCTTTAAATCTTTATCAAATGTTATAGGAAATAAATAA